A stretch of bacterium DNA encodes these proteins:
- a CDS encoding nucleoside-diphosphate sugar epimerase/dehydratase → MKPCNAAERADEYGERRSTGWVRSLFVPRTWKRTLFYVITDALVVVCASVLTHLAVIRHVGSGVAYYEHGVAPFTAAAIACQAVLGFLFSSYRLRWSTFSLVDVPRIMLPSIGTASLLGGLSAARVFGSLSPWPAVTWGLLSICGVVAVRASRRFYAEVIRPKSGKRALLVMCSHKGYFLLDTLRRTPSFNYRVVGFIDPEPNNRNTVSQGLPVLGTYDDIENVVARHRIDTVFVFLSSDPTFAIGEFYQRLNDLGLEVRLVPSMADLIDDRADIGALERQTIHELTGQQPVRVNPREMQHVFGGKRIMVTGAGGSIGSELCRQLARFDPAILVLFERDDSNLFYVERDLRTSYPKTHVMPFLGDITRESDVARIFGQTRPDIVFHAAAYKHVPILEFHPAEAIRVNVHGSHLVARAAIDHGAESFVYISTDKAVNPSSVMGASKRIGERVVTAMNDSGGVRFLAVRFGNVLDSRGSVTTIFRDAIMRREPVTVTDPEMKRYVMLTSEAVLLVMQAVAIGRGGEVFVLDMGKPIRIKDLAETMIRHAGLRPNVDVPIVYTGRRPGEKLLEELLTAEEGTTATVNRRIYRARISRPSGYPEVLDDLRRLDQVVKSGDAERIRAEIAKQVSSYCPDTGYKNGRPTASGVAEYPPTAQRVSGAERSGAKPTDPSAQPQSTPTGDPGAGRLAPRPEIAESTATHSAPGVVAVMSRYSRENTSSIDIREES, encoded by the coding sequence GTGAAACCCTGCAACGCCGCCGAGCGTGCGGACGAGTATGGAGAACGAAGGTCAACAGGCTGGGTTCGGTCACTGTTCGTGCCGAGAACCTGGAAGCGCACCCTGTTCTACGTCATCACCGATGCGCTCGTGGTCGTCTGCGCGAGCGTGTTGACCCATCTGGCCGTCATCCGCCACGTTGGATCTGGTGTTGCCTATTACGAGCACGGCGTGGCGCCATTCACGGCCGCTGCAATAGCTTGCCAGGCAGTTCTGGGGTTTCTCTTCTCAAGCTACCGACTGAGGTGGTCTACTTTCTCGCTGGTTGACGTGCCGCGGATCATGTTGCCCAGCATCGGCACCGCGTCTCTGCTTGGTGGCCTTTCTGCTGCGCGAGTTTTCGGCAGCCTGTCTCCGTGGCCGGCCGTCACGTGGGGACTGCTGAGTATCTGCGGAGTCGTCGCCGTCCGCGCCAGCCGGCGTTTCTATGCCGAGGTGATTCGTCCGAAGTCCGGCAAGCGGGCGCTGCTGGTGATGTGCTCGCACAAGGGCTATTTCCTGCTTGATACGCTGCGGAGAACCCCGAGTTTCAACTATCGGGTCGTCGGTTTCATCGACCCCGAACCGAACAATCGGAACACAGTCAGCCAGGGCCTTCCGGTCCTCGGGACGTACGATGACATAGAGAACGTCGTGGCCCGGCATCGAATCGACACGGTGTTCGTCTTTCTCAGTTCCGACCCGACATTCGCAATCGGTGAATTCTATCAGCGGCTCAACGACCTCGGTCTGGAGGTGCGGTTGGTTCCGTCCATGGCGGATTTGATCGATGACCGAGCGGACATCGGAGCCCTGGAACGTCAGACCATCCACGAACTGACCGGTCAGCAGCCGGTTAGGGTCAACCCGCGCGAGATGCAGCACGTCTTCGGCGGGAAACGCATCATGGTTACGGGCGCGGGCGGTTCGATCGGGTCCGAACTCTGCCGCCAGCTTGCCCGTTTCGACCCGGCAATACTGGTCCTCTTTGAACGGGACGACTCAAATCTGTTCTACGTCGAACGAGACCTGCGCACGTCCTACCCAAAAACCCATGTGATGCCGTTCCTCGGCGATATCACCCGCGAATCGGACGTCGCCCGCATCTTCGGGCAGACCCGGCCGGACATCGTGTTCCACGCAGCCGCCTACAAGCACGTTCCAATCCTCGAGTTCCATCCGGCCGAAGCTATACGCGTCAACGTACACGGCAGCCACCTCGTGGCCCGCGCCGCCATTGACCACGGCGCCGAGAGCTTCGTTTACATTTCAACCGACAAGGCGGTGAACCCGAGCAGCGTGATGGGCGCGAGCAAGCGGATCGGGGAGAGGGTTGTGACGGCCATGAACGACTCCGGCGGAGTCCGATTCCTGGCGGTGCGGTTCGGGAACGTGCTCGACAGCCGGGGCAGTGTCACGACCATCTTCCGTGACGCCATCATGCGCCGCGAGCCGGTCACGGTCACTGACCCGGAGATGAAGCGCTACGTGATGCTCACAAGTGAAGCAGTCCTGCTGGTAATGCAGGCAGTGGCGATCGGCCGCGGCGGGGAAGTATTCGTCCTCGACATGGGCAAACCGATCAGAATAAAGGACTTGGCTGAGACGATGATCCGCCATGCAGGGCTGCGGCCAAATGTCGACGTACCAATTGTCTACACCGGCCGGCGTCCGGGCGAGAAGCTGCTCGAAGAGCTGCTGACCGCCGAGGAGGGCACGACCGCGACCGTGAATCGGCGAATCTATCGGGCCCGCATTTCGAGACCATCCGGCTATCCGGAAGTGCTCGACGATTTGCGACGGCTGGACCAGGTTGTCAAGAGCGGGGACGCGGAGCGGATCCGTGCCGAGATCGCCAAGCAAGTCAGCAGCTATTGCCCGGACACGGGCTATAAGAATGGCCGGCCAACTGCCTCGGGTGTGGCGGAGTATCCGCCCACTGCTCAGAGGGTGTCTGGCGCTGAGCGAAGCGGTGCGAAACCGACCGATCCCTCGGCGCAGCCGCAGAGCACGCCGACAGGAGATCCCGGTGCCGGGAGGCTGGCGCCACGCCCCGAAATTGCAGAGTCGACTGCGACGCACTCCGCGCCAGGTGTCGTTGCGGTCATGTCCCGGTATTCCCGGGAGAACACGAGTTCCATTGACATAAGGGAGGAATCATGA
- a CDS encoding nucleotidyltransferase family protein — MYGEEPEAGDRTSTTADWGEVADTAVRHGLAPLLFKRLKGRTARTRIPPAVWTQLSQAYFISAARNGRLYRELRSLLGCLRSAGIQVIVLKGAFLAEAVYGDIALRPMCDIDLMVPKDDLSKAQTILIANGGVLQQRGDIELFRVERHHHVAPVVVGNLFVELHWTITPFTGPVEIDAVGLWARARPATVAGVQLTALSPEDLLLHLCLHFGRDNRLTGLRSFCDIAQTISHYRREMDWQQVVRLAHEWGATRHVGLELHLARRMLNAAVPDYVLEGLVPGGIDRPILQAAMQFVYTQTDYHQWMSLFDMEGARSIGDKVKLLWRRVFLSRDEMAAVYPAARNSGFLWSYYLLRVRDVVRAYWFRTARRGLPLVRGPEKDRNVSLVNWLKSGKP, encoded by the coding sequence CTGTACGGTGAAGAACCGGAAGCCGGGGACCGGACCTCGACGACGGCTGACTGGGGCGAAGTCGCTGACACGGCCGTCCGCCACGGCCTTGCGCCACTGCTTTTCAAGCGCCTGAAGGGACGCACCGCACGGACTCGCATCCCGCCCGCGGTTTGGACGCAGTTGAGCCAGGCCTACTTCATCAGCGCCGCCAGAAACGGTCGGCTCTATCGAGAGCTCAGGTCCTTGCTTGGCTGCCTGCGCAGTGCGGGCATCCAGGTGATCGTGTTAAAGGGCGCGTTCCTGGCAGAGGCGGTGTACGGCGACATTGCGCTCAGGCCGATGTGCGACATCGACCTCATGGTTCCGAAAGACGACTTGTCAAAGGCCCAGACCATCCTGATCGCCAATGGCGGGGTTCTTCAGCAACGCGGAGACATCGAGCTGTTCCGCGTGGAAAGACATCATCACGTTGCGCCGGTCGTTGTCGGCAACCTCTTTGTGGAGCTGCATTGGACTATCACGCCCTTCACCGGACCGGTGGAGATAGACGCCGTCGGTCTCTGGGCCCGGGCCCGACCGGCAACGGTGGCCGGTGTGCAGCTAACGGCTCTCTCACCCGAGGACCTGTTGCTCCACCTCTGTCTTCACTTCGGCCGAGACAACCGCCTCACTGGCCTGCGCTCCTTCTGTGACATCGCGCAGACCATCAGCCACTACCGCCGCGAGATGGACTGGCAGCAGGTCGTTCGCCTGGCCCACGAATGGGGAGCGACAAGACATGTGGGCTTGGAACTCCATCTGGCAAGGCGCATGCTGAACGCGGCAGTCCCCGACTACGTCCTCGAGGGTTTGGTGCCTGGCGGTATCGACCGGCCCATACTTCAGGCGGCGATGCAATTCGTATACACCCAGACCGACTACCACCAGTGGATGTCACTGTTCGACATGGAAGGTGCAAGGTCAATCGGAGACAAGGTGAAACTGCTGTGGAGACGGGTCTTCCTGTCCCGCGACGAGATGGCCGCGGTGTATCCCGCGGCTCGTAACTCGGGGTTTCTCTGGTCTTACTACCTGCTGCGGGTGAGAGACGTCGTCCGTGCCTACTGGTTCCGGACCGCGAGGCGAGGCCTGCCACTGGTCCGAGGTCCCGAGAAAGACCGGAATGTTTCGCTGGTCAACTGGCTGAAGTCAGGAAAGCCCTGA
- a CDS encoding OmpA family protein, which produces MSTKNLPGLVVLALLVLAGSAPARFNSPTLLYETPTADVLPARTFAVSADLTGPLLKTDMNANYPEVDANVRFSPVRHLDFALTAYTFADYVLDAKYQIIGGDPNRFGLALGVLDVGLHGDISPIGHDTANAWPDWKYNRALPQYDRQPENFSAYAVTSIPVSSILRIHVGLGRGRFVGYSERSKYFNTGVFSSKGHSWDFALFGGGEVWVSPKVALVLEGSSRDLNSGVKAKFGPVCANIAWNKMEGLLFGQDEGRFGRFELGATYEFSPWAQPKAPTPPTRPQPLPPTPPPETLPPIAPVIRLYPIWFMWDKSDITEVAAATLRRNADVILSHPNIKSVTLLGYASEEGTIEHNRPLSERRANAALAYLKSLGVPADKLSSRGMGVSTGRPLPMHRSVYFQLELEQ; this is translated from the coding sequence ATGAGTACCAAGAATCTGCCGGGCCTGGTCGTACTCGCGCTGCTGGTGCTCGCCGGCTCGGCTCCGGCCCGGTTCAACAGCCCGACGCTTCTGTATGAGACGCCGACTGCCGACGTACTGCCGGCGCGTACGTTTGCGGTTTCAGCTGATTTGACGGGTCCGCTCCTGAAGACAGACATGAACGCAAACTACCCGGAAGTCGACGCCAACGTGCGATTCTCGCCGGTCAGACATCTGGACTTTGCGTTGACTGCCTACACGTTCGCGGACTACGTCCTTGACGCAAAGTACCAGATCATCGGTGGTGATCCCAACCGATTCGGCCTGGCACTCGGTGTCCTTGACGTAGGGCTTCACGGCGATATCTCGCCTATCGGCCACGACACCGCGAATGCCTGGCCTGACTGGAAATATAATCGGGCCCTCCCTCAGTACGATCGCCAGCCCGAGAACTTCTCGGCGTACGCCGTGACGAGTATCCCGGTATCGAGCATACTCCGGATACACGTCGGTCTCGGCCGCGGGCGCTTCGTCGGGTACTCCGAGCGCAGCAAGTACTTCAACACCGGCGTCTTCTCCAGCAAGGGCCACAGCTGGGACTTCGCCCTGTTCGGAGGTGGAGAAGTGTGGGTCAGCCCCAAGGTCGCGCTGGTGCTCGAAGGGTCAAGCCGCGACCTGAACTCCGGAGTCAAGGCCAAGTTCGGCCCGGTCTGCGCGAATATTGCGTGGAACAAGATGGAAGGTCTGCTCTTCGGCCAGGACGAAGGCCGGTTCGGACGCTTCGAGCTCGGCGCAACGTACGAGTTCAGCCCATGGGCGCAACCGAAGGCGCCAACACCGCCGACACGGCCGCAACCGCTTCCGCCGACTCCGCCGCCTGAGACTCTGCCGCCGATCGCACCGGTCATCAGGCTATATCCCATCTGGTTCATGTGGGACAAGTCGGACATCACGGAGGTGGCCGCCGCCACTCTGCGGAGGAACGCTGACGTAATCCTGTCGCACCCGAACATCAAGTCGGTGACGCTCCTGGGTTACGCGTCCGAAGAGGGCACGATTGAACATAACCGTCCCCTGTCGGAACGCAGGGCGAACGCCGCACTTGCGTATCTCAAATCGCTGGGTGTCCCGGCTGACAAGCTGAGCTCACGGGGCATGGGAGTGTCGACGGGCAGGCCGCTGCCGATGCACCGGTCGGTCTACTTCCAGCTTGAACTGGAGCAATAG
- a CDS encoding signal peptidase I has translation MTVEQCRVEDLGGEWSGETTPAKPSVAIDFRSIESVIIKGRRCVVYAGPSMNPTLHEPDLLWIEPYCAERVRRGDVVCFKSAENGRTIVHRVVSVRRRETGDGGPQDEIRTRGDNNPKDDLWTLRPADIIGRVTIAQRGARRRAIYGGWRGFAALRWVRLGQNLYGFGGSVPRRLYHLAAGLGPFDRLLPQACRPRVVRFVSSSHTHLKLLMGRLLAGQFDAHLGTWHVRPPFRLFVDEYDLPDPRSLPPGPRTPTPNSTYP, from the coding sequence ATGACCGTTGAACAGTGTCGGGTGGAAGACCTCGGCGGCGAATGGTCAGGCGAGACAACCCCGGCCAAACCCAGCGTGGCAATCGACTTTCGCTCAATCGAATCGGTCATTATCAAGGGAAGACGTTGTGTAGTCTATGCCGGGCCGAGCATGAACCCGACACTCCACGAGCCGGATCTGCTTTGGATTGAGCCCTATTGTGCCGAACGCGTGCGGCGGGGCGATGTCGTATGCTTCAAGTCCGCCGAGAACGGCAGAACCATCGTGCACCGCGTCGTGTCCGTCAGGCGACGGGAGACCGGGGACGGTGGCCCGCAGGACGAAATCCGGACGCGGGGAGACAACAACCCAAAGGACGATCTCTGGACTCTGCGGCCCGCTGATATCATCGGCCGCGTTACGATTGCGCAACGAGGCGCCAGACGCCGGGCCATCTACGGCGGTTGGCGCGGGTTTGCCGCCCTTCGTTGGGTGCGACTTGGTCAGAATCTCTATGGGTTCGGCGGATCTGTTCCTCGCCGGCTGTACCACCTCGCGGCGGGCCTCGGGCCGTTCGACCGCCTTCTTCCTCAAGCTTGTCGGCCGCGGGTCGTGCGCTTCGTCAGTTCGTCCCACACGCACCTGAAGCTCCTGATGGGCAGGTTGCTGGCAGGGCAGTTCGATGCGCACCTCGGGACGTGGCACGTCCGCCCGCCGTTCCGTCTGTTTGTTGATGAGTACGACCTTCCCGATCCGCGCTCATTGCCCCCTGGTCCCCGAACCCCGACACCTAACTCGACATACCCATAA
- a CDS encoding polysaccharide biosynthesis tyrosine autokinase has product MNEPTNNALGPLTGPSAPAPEARTSFQDYLEILVRWKWMAAGVFLGVLGLVILSIVRTQPVFEAHATLMVSTNSPSDIFGSGAIVWPTQPNISNVVMLLQSQSMRDRVAKSLPDPSILPAAAVRAAPMKDADLVSVVVSAPTANGAVEVANGYVDAYQQYDLDLNRTAVTAIRQFIEAQLAQFGNNLDSSEHNLAEFKATHKLTNINEETQDLVGRQSQLGAEYQEAIIEAKGTEAQLAQVRNEIQREGRSMADSNAVSSPLVTNLKASLNQLEVEKTNLLIHGFDKNSDRVQGLDRQTDSTRTRLRAQTQVLIAQQGLADPVGHLSGLFEMELTLGTTLAASKARQAALDSARSSFDARIARLPEAERQLAKLTRDVETGRQVHNLLSQRFEEARIQEVGKISSVQIIDRAAGANQTQPNVHSRLSFGLVLALVMALGSVWAAEFLDNSIHGTRELEHYGYSVLGSIPQLLTGGRRMRREEISSHLITHTDVESSGAEAFRMLRTALAFVSAERPVRLLAVTSPGPSEGKSTVAVNLASVLAQAGSRVLLIDADLRHPMLHHVFKRGKKPGLSDLIVLNTDPAQAIFATGLEGLYCLTCGTTPPSPADLFTLNATRDLLKRLAGQYDYVIIDTPPVLVAADSPILGALVDTTIMVVRAGRTALEALDHARTAMLGSGAQVCGVVINDVNRSGRYGRYYYYYYKYHYRYSKHAAAAAKEQDQTTKT; this is encoded by the coding sequence ATGAACGAGCCAACCAACAACGCATTAGGACCTTTGACGGGACCGAGCGCTCCGGCACCTGAAGCGCGGACGAGCTTCCAGGACTACCTGGAGATACTCGTAAGATGGAAGTGGATGGCGGCCGGCGTGTTTCTGGGGGTTCTTGGACTGGTCATTCTCTCCATCGTCCGTACCCAGCCGGTCTTCGAAGCCCACGCAACGCTGATGGTGTCAACGAACAGCCCGAGCGATATCTTCGGCAGCGGCGCCATCGTCTGGCCGACGCAGCCGAACATCAGCAACGTCGTCATGCTGCTGCAGAGTCAGAGCATGCGCGACCGAGTAGCCAAGAGCCTGCCCGATCCGTCAATCTTGCCCGCTGCAGCGGTCAGGGCCGCGCCGATGAAGGACGCCGACCTCGTCTCAGTCGTGGTATCGGCGCCAACGGCAAACGGTGCCGTCGAGGTGGCAAACGGCTACGTCGATGCCTACCAGCAGTACGACCTGGACCTGAACCGGACTGCCGTCACAGCAATCCGGCAGTTCATCGAGGCTCAGTTGGCTCAGTTCGGGAACAATCTGGATTCGAGCGAACACAATCTCGCGGAGTTCAAGGCGACGCACAAACTCACGAACATAAACGAGGAAACTCAGGACTTGGTCGGTCGACAGTCCCAGCTCGGGGCCGAATACCAGGAGGCGATCATCGAGGCCAAGGGTACAGAGGCCCAGCTCGCACAGGTGCGTAACGAGATTCAGCGGGAGGGCAGGAGTATGGCGGACTCGAACGCCGTTTCGTCGCCCCTGGTCACGAACCTCAAGGCTTCGCTGAACCAGCTCGAGGTCGAAAAGACGAACCTATTGATCCACGGATTCGACAAGAACTCCGACCGCGTCCAGGGTCTCGACCGCCAGACTGACAGTACCCGGACGCGGCTGCGAGCGCAGACACAGGTCCTGATTGCCCAGCAGGGACTGGCCGACCCGGTCGGACACCTGAGCGGATTGTTCGAGATGGAACTCACCCTCGGCACGACCTTGGCTGCGTCCAAAGCCCGTCAGGCCGCTTTGGACTCGGCCAGGTCCAGCTTCGATGCCCGGATTGCTCGCCTGCCTGAGGCCGAGCGCCAGCTGGCCAAGCTGACTCGAGATGTAGAAACCGGACGCCAGGTCCACAACCTGCTGTCCCAGCGCTTCGAGGAAGCGCGGATTCAGGAGGTCGGGAAAATATCGTCGGTCCAGATAATCGACCGGGCCGCGGGCGCCAATCAGACCCAGCCAAACGTCCATTCACGCCTCAGCTTCGGGCTGGTGCTGGCCTTGGTCATGGCTTTGGGCTCGGTGTGGGCGGCGGAATTCCTCGATAACTCGATCCACGGCACGCGCGAACTGGAGCACTACGGATACTCAGTCCTGGGCAGCATACCTCAGCTGTTGACCGGGGGCCGGCGAATGCGTCGTGAGGAAATATCTTCTCACCTCATTACCCACACCGACGTGGAGTCCTCGGGCGCAGAGGCTTTCCGCATGCTGCGTACGGCGCTCGCGTTCGTCAGCGCGGAGCGTCCGGTGCGTCTCCTGGCCGTCACTTCGCCTGGTCCGAGCGAAGGCAAGTCGACAGTCGCTGTCAACCTGGCTTCAGTTCTGGCCCAGGCCGGTTCGCGTGTCCTGCTCATAGATGCCGACCTGCGCCATCCGATGCTGCATCACGTCTTCAAACGCGGCAAGAAGCCGGGCCTGTCCGACCTCATAGTTCTCAATACAGACCCGGCCCAGGCCATCTTTGCGACCGGACTGGAGGGGCTCTACTGTCTGACTTGCGGGACGACGCCGCCGAGCCCGGCAGACCTGTTTACGTTAAACGCCACCCGTGACCTTCTGAAGCGGCTGGCCGGGCAGTACGACTACGTCATCATTGACACGCCACCCGTCCTGGTAGCGGCTGACAGCCCGATTCTTGGCGCGCTCGTTGATACTACCATCATGGTGGTGCGCGCCGGACGGACCGCGCTGGAGGCGCTCGACCACGCGCGTACAGCAATGCTCGGCAGCGGCGCCCAAGTATGTGGAGTAGTGATCAACGACGTGAACCGCTCCGGCCGCTATGGCCGTTACTACTACTATTACTACAAGTATCACTATCGGTACTCGAAGCACGCTGCGGCCGCGGCAAAGGAACAGGACCAGACGACGAAGACCTAG
- a CDS encoding SLBB domain-containing protein yields the protein MQFAVCSMPGAAERASGSPAVSKKRRLRFRLHGSPSSVLGPRFLVPVLAGLLLFAGRTPAQTQPLNPVVKYYVWGQVRAPGAYQLSVNPDLVELLSAAGGPTTTADVRHIVLVRAITQTRTRIDLKKVLASGQVIQLSPGDVVMIPNSAWYVITDAISVVTVVASLATLAITFMTWARGG from the coding sequence TTGCAGTTCGCCGTTTGCAGTATGCCGGGCGCAGCAGAGCGCGCATCAGGTTCGCCTGCGGTCAGCAAGAAGAGACGTCTGCGGTTCCGTCTCCATGGTTCACCGTCCTCAGTCCTCGGCCCACGGTTCCTGGTACCGGTTCTCGCCGGGCTGCTGCTATTCGCCGGCCGGACGCCGGCCCAGACTCAGCCGCTGAATCCGGTTGTCAAGTACTACGTGTGGGGACAGGTGAGGGCGCCCGGCGCATACCAACTCAGCGTCAATCCGGACCTGGTGGAGTTGCTTTCCGCGGCAGGAGGGCCGACCACAACGGCGGACGTGAGGCACATAGTCCTGGTCCGGGCAATTACCCAGACGCGGACGCGGATCGACCTGAAGAAGGTGCTCGCCTCCGGGCAGGTCATTCAGCTGTCGCCCGGGGACGTGGTCATGATTCCGAACTCCGCCTGGTACGTCATCACCGACGCAATATCCGTGGTGACCGTGGTCGCCTCATTGGCCACGCTGGCCATTACATTCATGACTTGGGCGAGGGGCGGATGA